In Streptomyces sp. NBC_00448, the following are encoded in one genomic region:
- a CDS encoding N-6 DNA methylase: MKDDARSTSDPLITGAEIARLAGVTRAAVSNWRRRYDDFPAPAGGGTTSPLFRLTEVRAWLAKQRKGQDVSDEVRLWQSLRGAYGDDLIRGLAAVARLLSDGTPPPGLAPEISRQTVEVAENTSKTELIAALAERFLDSTRRAGSDQVTSPRIVQAVRHFAGTVPNSASIVDPACGIGSLLLSLGPASGPTRHGQEVDPAMAEFAQIRATLTGRVPSDIRAGDSLRDDQWPDLQADLVVCDPPVASPDWGREDLLLDARWELGTPSRAEGELAWLQHAYAHTAPGGRTIMVMPASVAYRKAGRRIRAELVRRGILTQVVALPPGTATAHSLPVHLWFLLRPNPDGAQAVRMVDLTANSPDGPLDPEPDQTVDVPLIDLLNDTVDLTPGTHVRGTHRDYLTEYANLRSQLQDQLHALDALLPHLAPGSGPGTLDNASVSVADLARAGLVEYTDGDPASASDQLDTDYLHGFLLSPANKRRSTSTSGAFRVDARGSRIPQMGIEDQRRYGAAFRALQEFEERTRQLAKLSGQATALAHEGLTNGALDPALEGA; the protein is encoded by the coding sequence CTCCAACTGGCGGCGCCGCTACGACGACTTTCCTGCGCCTGCCGGGGGCGGGACGACCAGTCCTCTCTTCCGCCTTACCGAGGTGCGTGCCTGGCTCGCCAAGCAGCGCAAGGGACAGGACGTATCCGACGAAGTCAGACTCTGGCAGTCGCTGCGCGGCGCGTACGGGGACGACCTCATCCGGGGGCTCGCCGCGGTCGCCAGGCTCCTGTCGGACGGCACCCCACCGCCAGGTCTCGCGCCCGAGATCAGCCGGCAGACGGTGGAGGTCGCCGAGAACACATCGAAAACCGAGCTGATCGCTGCTCTCGCCGAGCGCTTCTTGGACTCCACCCGCCGGGCCGGCTCCGATCAGGTCACCTCCCCCCGGATCGTCCAGGCTGTGCGGCACTTCGCTGGCACCGTACCGAACAGCGCGAGCATCGTGGACCCGGCTTGCGGGATCGGCAGCCTTCTCCTGTCCCTCGGCCCAGCATCCGGCCCCACCCGCCACGGCCAGGAAGTCGACCCGGCGATGGCCGAGTTCGCCCAGATCCGCGCCACCCTCACCGGCCGTGTCCCCAGCGACATCCGGGCCGGCGACTCGCTGCGCGACGACCAGTGGCCCGACCTCCAAGCGGACCTCGTCGTCTGCGACCCGCCGGTCGCCTCCCCCGACTGGGGCCGTGAAGACCTCCTCCTCGACGCCCGCTGGGAACTCGGTACTCCGTCACGCGCCGAGGGCGAACTCGCCTGGCTCCAGCACGCCTACGCCCACACAGCTCCCGGGGGCAGGACCATCATGGTGATGCCCGCGTCCGTCGCCTACCGCAAGGCCGGCCGCCGTATCCGCGCGGAACTCGTCCGCCGTGGCATCCTCACCCAGGTCGTCGCCCTCCCGCCCGGCACGGCCACAGCCCACTCCCTCCCCGTGCACCTCTGGTTCCTCCTGCGCCCCAACCCGGACGGCGCACAGGCCGTCCGGATGGTGGATCTCACCGCGAACTCCCCGGACGGCCCTCTCGACCCCGAACCCGACCAGACTGTCGACGTCCCTCTCATCGACCTTCTGAACGACACGGTCGACCTCACCCCCGGCACCCACGTCCGTGGAACCCACCGCGACTACCTGACCGAATACGCGAACCTCCGCAGCCAGCTGCAGGACCAACTCCACGCCCTGGACGCCCTGCTACCCCACCTCGCACCCGGCAGCGGCCCCGGCACCCTCGACAACGCGTCCGTCAGCGTCGCCGATCTCGCCCGAGCCGGGCTCGTCGAGTACACCGACGGCGATCCTGCCTCAGCTAGCGACCAACTCGACACCGACTACCTTCACGGCTTCCTCCTCAGCCCCGCCAACAAGCGCCGCTCCACCAGCACCAGCGGCGCCTTCCGCGTCGACGCCCGTGGTTCCCGCATTCCTCAGATGGGCATTGAGGATCAGCGTCGCTACGGCGCTGCGTTCCGCGCGCTGCAGGAGTTCGAGGAGCGTACCCGGCAGCTCGCCAAGCTCAGCGGACAGGCCACCGCCCTCGCCCACGAAGGCCTCACGAACGGTGCCCTAGACCCGGCCCTCGAGGGTGCGTGA
- a CDS encoding UvrD-helicase domain-containing protein yields the protein MPQLAFANSFWESYDVLDKPVKAGVRKAMAKFQKLTVAELHADKGLHLESVDKARDPRMRTIRINDFWRGVVLAPDDGSDVFLLINVVPHDDAYTWAAKRLYTVNTATRALEVRNVVAIEQLTPALEKAAAAAPALLLAKYSDTVLKELGIDDQVLRAVRTVVDKPQLEAFGTLLPEDQFEVLQYLAEGFSPEEVYRDVVAERRPADATPEPVQDLASAITNTASRITLVTGPDELTDILDKPFAAWRVFLHPSQRRVAYRVSYGGPVQVTGGPGTGKTVVALHRVKHLLSRSPAGRVLLTTYTNALAAALRENLALLLDGDEEQLARVDVTTVNAYAHRTVTELGGRAPSPIGDREERQIWQQVRKRLDLPWTEQFLAQEYRHVVLAHDLRTLDDYLAAARPGRGTPLSATRRKLLWPAVEMFTTKLRARGSLTHLQVCAEAARLLVAAKAQYDHVVVDEAQDLHPAQWRVLRAAVAPGPDDLFITGDPHQRIYDSRVSLGSLGISVKGRTSRLRINYRSTEEILAWSTGILGPVPVEDLGGEGNDSLAGYRSLLHGRKPHIGGYGSEQAEVAALVERVQDWIAQGIRPAEIGVCTRFNVLLDRCHDKLVGAGVPVVRVKDNLGPDTDGVRLATMHAMKGLEFRAGAVLGVTATVVPFAREITPVEVDGLQHETDLLRERCLLFVACTRAREALAVSWSGTASGFLPVHG from the coding sequence ATGCCGCAGCTGGCGTTCGCGAATAGCTTCTGGGAGAGCTACGACGTACTGGACAAGCCCGTCAAGGCCGGTGTCCGCAAGGCGATGGCCAAGTTCCAAAAGCTCACTGTCGCCGAACTCCACGCGGACAAAGGCTTGCACCTGGAGTCCGTGGACAAGGCCCGTGACCCGCGGATGCGGACGATCCGGATCAACGACTTCTGGCGCGGAGTCGTGCTCGCTCCCGATGACGGCAGTGACGTCTTCCTGCTGATCAATGTGGTGCCGCACGATGACGCGTACACCTGGGCGGCCAAGCGGCTCTACACCGTGAACACGGCAACGCGCGCCCTGGAGGTCCGCAACGTCGTCGCCATCGAGCAGCTGACCCCGGCCCTGGAGAAGGCCGCGGCCGCCGCGCCGGCGCTGCTGCTGGCGAAGTACTCCGACACGGTGCTGAAGGAACTCGGCATCGACGACCAGGTGCTGAGGGCGGTGCGGACCGTCGTCGACAAGCCGCAGCTGGAGGCGTTCGGAACCCTGCTGCCGGAGGACCAGTTCGAGGTCCTGCAGTACTTGGCCGAAGGGTTCAGCCCGGAAGAGGTGTACCGGGATGTCGTCGCCGAGCGGCGGCCCGCCGACGCCACACCTGAGCCCGTGCAGGACCTGGCGTCTGCCATCACCAACACCGCCAGCCGTATCACCCTGGTCACCGGCCCCGACGAGCTGACCGACATCCTGGACAAGCCCTTCGCCGCCTGGCGAGTCTTCCTGCACCCCTCGCAGCGCCGCGTCGCCTACCGGGTCTCGTACGGCGGACCGGTACAGGTCACCGGCGGCCCCGGAACGGGCAAGACGGTCGTGGCCCTGCACCGCGTCAAGCACCTGCTGTCCCGCTCGCCCGCCGGCCGCGTCCTGCTCACCACCTACACCAACGCCCTCGCGGCCGCACTGCGAGAGAACCTTGCGCTGCTCCTCGACGGCGACGAGGAGCAGCTCGCCCGCGTGGACGTGACGACCGTGAACGCGTACGCGCACCGGACCGTCACCGAGCTCGGCGGCCGGGCGCCCTCTCCGATCGGTGACCGGGAGGAGCGCCAGATATGGCAACAGGTCCGCAAACGCCTGGACCTCCCATGGACCGAGCAGTTCCTGGCGCAGGAATACCGGCACGTGGTGCTCGCCCACGACCTGCGCACCCTCGACGACTACCTGGCCGCCGCCCGGCCTGGACGCGGCACACCCCTGTCGGCGACGCGAAGGAAGCTGCTGTGGCCGGCCGTCGAGATGTTCACAACCAAGCTGAGGGCGCGCGGCTCGCTCACGCATCTCCAGGTGTGTGCCGAGGCCGCCAGGCTGCTCGTCGCAGCCAAGGCGCAATACGACCACGTGGTGGTCGACGAGGCCCAGGACCTCCACCCAGCGCAGTGGCGGGTCCTGCGGGCGGCCGTCGCGCCCGGCCCGGACGACCTGTTCATCACGGGCGATCCGCACCAGCGCATCTACGACTCGCGGGTGTCGCTGGGCTCGCTCGGGATCTCCGTCAAAGGCCGCACCAGCCGGCTGCGCATCAACTACCGCAGCACCGAGGAGATCCTCGCCTGGTCCACCGGCATCCTCGGCCCCGTCCCCGTCGAGGACCTGGGGGGAGAGGGGAACGACAGCCTGGCCGGCTACCGGTCCCTGCTGCACGGCCGCAAGCCGCACATCGGCGGCTACGGCTCCGAGCAGGCGGAGGTCGCTGCCCTCGTGGAGCGGGTCCAGGACTGGATCGCCCAGGGGATCCGTCCAGCCGAGATCGGTGTCTGCACGCGCTTCAACGTGCTGCTCGACAGGTGCCACGACAAGCTGGTCGGCGCCGGGGTGCCCGTCGTGCGCGTCAAGGACAACCTGGGGCCGGATACGGATGGCGTGCGGCTGGCCACCATGCACGCCATGAAGGGCCTTGAGTTCCGGGCCGGGGCCGTCCTCGGGGTGACCGCGACCGTCGTGCCGTTCGCCCGCGAGATCACTCCGGTCGAGGTGGACGGGCTGCAGCATGAGACGGACCTGCTGCGCGAGCGGTGTCTGCTATTCGTCGCGTGCACCCGCGCCCGGGAGGCGCTGGCTGTCTCGTGGAGCGGGACGGCGAGCGGGTTCCTGCCCGTGCACGGGTGA
- a CDS encoding McrC family protein: protein MTTPAVIELVEHAPAVSRPLPDPVGRALAATRIIDAAPDPYAPGKWVLRAGSKVGAVTLDVPGGGPVTLRIIPKVPIARLFFLLGYSRDPRGWRDGQVEVAEHRDLQPALAYAVERQVDRALRQGPLQGYRAVEDTSIVVRGRIREAEQIRRRFGARLPVEIAYDEFTTDIAENRILGAAVDRLLRLPGVPRDVRRRLLHQRVRLAGITPLVRGQALPTWRPTRLNSRYHHALHLARVVLEDSSAEHAAGGLRIDGFLFNMNKLFEDFVTVALREAYRGTDRSCRLQDSHHLDEAFAIRLKPDFVLYGPERIPQAVVDAKYKAEKPDGYPDADLYQMLAYCTALGLPEGHLVYAKGNAPHTAHRVRHAGIVIHQHALDLDQAPAELLGEVRSLAYRIAADLRI, encoded by the coding sequence GTGACGACCCCGGCCGTCATCGAGCTGGTCGAGCACGCCCCGGCCGTCAGCCGTCCGCTCCCGGACCCGGTCGGCCGGGCGCTCGCCGCCACACGCATCATCGACGCCGCCCCTGATCCGTACGCACCAGGGAAGTGGGTGCTCCGGGCGGGCAGCAAGGTCGGTGCCGTGACCCTGGACGTGCCGGGGGGCGGCCCCGTCACCCTGCGGATCATTCCCAAGGTGCCCATCGCCCGACTGTTCTTCCTGCTCGGCTACAGTCGCGACCCGCGAGGCTGGCGCGACGGACAGGTGGAGGTCGCCGAGCACCGCGACCTGCAGCCTGCCCTGGCATACGCGGTGGAGAGGCAGGTGGACCGGGCGCTGCGGCAAGGGCCCCTGCAGGGATACCGGGCTGTGGAGGACACCTCCATCGTCGTACGGGGCCGGATCCGTGAGGCTGAGCAGATCCGGCGCCGCTTCGGCGCGAGGCTGCCGGTCGAGATCGCGTATGACGAGTTCACCACCGATATCGCGGAGAATCGCATCCTGGGTGCCGCTGTCGACCGGCTGCTGCGGCTGCCCGGGGTGCCCCGCGACGTACGCCGCCGTCTGCTGCACCAGCGAGTCCGCCTCGCCGGCATCACCCCGCTGGTGCGCGGTCAGGCGCTCCCCACCTGGCGTCCCACGCGCCTCAATTCCCGCTACCACCACGCCCTCCACCTCGCTCGCGTCGTGCTGGAGGATTCCTCGGCCGAGCACGCCGCGGGCGGGCTGCGTATCGACGGGTTCTTGTTCAACATGAACAAGCTCTTCGAGGACTTCGTGACGGTCGCCCTGCGCGAGGCGTATCGGGGTACGGACCGCAGCTGCCGCCTCCAGGACTCGCACCACTTGGACGAGGCGTTCGCGATCCGGTTGAAGCCCGACTTCGTGCTGTACGGGCCGGAGCGCATCCCGCAGGCCGTGGTCGACGCCAAGTACAAGGCCGAGAAGCCCGACGGCTACCCCGACGCCGACCTCTATCAGATGCTCGCCTACTGCACCGCCCTCGGCTTGCCGGAGGGCCACCTCGTCTACGCGAAGGGCAATGCCCCGCACACCGCACACCGGGTCCGGCACGCGGGTATCGTCATCCACCAGCACGCGCTGGACCTGGACCAAGCTCCGGCGGAACTGCTGGGTGAAGTCCGCTCCCTCGCCTACCGCATAGCAGCTGACCTGCGCATATGA
- a CDS encoding DUF4357 domain-containing protein, protein MSDEHGGLPEPLEYPEFLLRLPSGGPLARGRLLAEKGTNGSQKFVVLAHSPARPGVVPSFPLRMPSSHRLRQQLIEEGAIRESATWQGWLETVRDIECNSPSAAAEILVGRSANGWVEWKTADGHPLADFLNHMGWGPSRAWLVRGSNVSGLDLVQRLWLAEQRVTLAASRLRQGVEQGVSKDRLRSLIEEDYSSAATYNQKLELVEAVHAFLSRMKPGDTVCTISGGRLYVGEVTGSAEQIGSDGGRSNLRRPVEWQAQGFAYDVLPEELQQKLSVQHDVVDLTVVKPLLDGLGLSDAELAAEAEAAADEGAVSAEIAAITERRRELELPEPDEALAAELLVHDAAWLRELRDLLWDERQLVLYGPPGTGKTYLALELAQFLGGGPEQVKLVQFHPSYAYEDFFEGFRPKEDPDTREVAFRLTAGPLRELADLASREGNRHIPHFLIIDEINRANLAKVFGELYFLLEYRNKSVRLTYSGDDFALPPNLFVIGTMNTADRSIALVDAAMRRRFAFVELSPRTEPTSGLLRRWLDAQERDSEPADLLDALNSRIEDADFRIGPSYLMKKGVYREGGLERTWRTKILPLLEEHHYGEGVDIEKRYGLAALRESLS, encoded by the coding sequence GTGAGTGACGAGCACGGCGGGCTTCCCGAGCCCTTGGAGTACCCGGAGTTCCTGCTGCGCCTTCCCAGCGGAGGTCCCCTGGCCAGGGGGCGCCTCCTGGCGGAGAAAGGCACCAACGGCAGCCAGAAGTTCGTCGTCCTCGCGCATTCGCCGGCCCGGCCCGGCGTGGTGCCCTCGTTTCCCCTGCGCATGCCGTCCTCTCACCGGCTGCGGCAGCAGCTGATCGAGGAGGGCGCGATCCGGGAGTCGGCGACCTGGCAGGGCTGGCTGGAGACTGTCCGGGACATCGAGTGCAACTCGCCGTCGGCAGCAGCCGAGATTTTGGTCGGGCGCAGCGCCAACGGATGGGTGGAGTGGAAGACCGCCGACGGGCACCCACTCGCCGACTTCCTCAATCACATGGGGTGGGGGCCCAGCCGAGCCTGGCTGGTGCGCGGGTCCAATGTCTCCGGCCTCGACCTGGTCCAGCGGTTGTGGCTTGCCGAACAGCGGGTCACGCTCGCCGCCTCCCGGCTTCGGCAGGGCGTCGAGCAGGGGGTGAGCAAGGACCGGCTCCGCTCCCTGATCGAGGAGGATTACTCCTCGGCGGCCACCTATAACCAGAAACTCGAACTGGTCGAGGCCGTGCACGCCTTCCTGTCCCGGATGAAGCCCGGTGACACGGTGTGCACCATCTCCGGCGGGCGGCTGTACGTCGGAGAGGTCACTGGCTCCGCCGAGCAGATCGGGTCTGACGGCGGGCGGTCCAATCTGCGCCGGCCGGTCGAGTGGCAGGCCCAGGGATTCGCCTACGACGTGCTTCCCGAGGAGCTGCAGCAGAAACTCTCCGTCCAGCACGACGTGGTGGACCTGACCGTCGTCAAGCCCCTGCTCGACGGCCTCGGCCTGTCCGACGCCGAACTGGCCGCTGAGGCCGAGGCCGCAGCCGACGAGGGCGCCGTGAGTGCCGAGATCGCTGCCATCACCGAACGCCGCCGCGAGCTCGAACTACCCGAGCCGGACGAAGCCCTGGCGGCCGAGCTCCTGGTGCACGACGCGGCGTGGCTGCGCGAGCTGCGTGATCTGCTCTGGGACGAGCGGCAGCTCGTGCTGTACGGGCCGCCGGGCACCGGCAAGACCTATCTCGCGCTCGAACTCGCCCAGTTCCTCGGCGGCGGGCCCGAGCAGGTCAAGCTGGTGCAGTTCCACCCCTCGTACGCCTACGAGGACTTCTTCGAGGGGTTCCGCCCGAAGGAGGACCCGGACACCCGAGAGGTCGCCTTCCGGCTGACCGCAGGTCCGCTGCGGGAGTTGGCCGACCTCGCCTCCCGCGAGGGCAACCGGCACATCCCGCACTTCCTCATCATCGACGAGATCAACAGGGCCAACCTGGCGAAAGTCTTCGGCGAGCTGTACTTCCTGCTGGAGTACCGCAACAAGTCGGTGCGGCTGACGTACTCGGGTGACGACTTCGCACTGCCGCCGAACCTGTTCGTCATCGGCACGATGAACACCGCCGACCGGTCCATCGCACTGGTGGACGCCGCGATGAGGCGCCGATTCGCGTTCGTCGAGCTGTCCCCGCGCACCGAGCCGACCAGCGGACTGCTGAGGCGGTGGCTGGATGCCCAGGAACGGGACAGCGAGCCGGCGGACCTGCTGGACGCGCTCAACTCCCGCATCGAGGATGCGGACTTCCGTATAGGCCCCTCATACCTGATGAAGAAGGGCGTCTACCGGGAAGGCGGTCTCGAGCGCACCTGGCGCACGAAGATCCTGCCGCTGCTGGAAGAGCACCACTACGGGGAGGGCGTGGACATCGAGAAGCGGTACGGGCTCGCAGCGCTCAGGGAATCCCTTTCGTGA
- a CDS encoding AAA family ATPase, producing the protein MTEEPQPAQDSLPDLLLSRLPDSGLTPAAQELLRELLPDTQPRGTGRAGPVYLRSVTATGWRGIGPATTLELRPEPGLTVIAGRNGSGKSSFAEAAEMALTGDNFRWQGRTQVWRQGWRNLHHGVEPQVSVDLAFGDRGAPATVRRAWHGEQLADSVTVVETAAASAELNDVINPEELSLYRPFLPYSELGALINGPLSALHDALSEILGLEFLSDTDANARELAKSLSGTVKATADLTATVLRELAELNDPRAAEVVAALAGRRPDLDRVRALLKGHTVADDSALARLRRLAALEAPDRQAVTAAVKRLRIAAAEAEDARHSSAEDARRLIGLLEEALLHRRRHPENADCPVCGTQGRLDQKWAESARAQVERLEHESAEALSARGELAAALRDIHDLIHRVPAWVQADEPAIAAIWRDWAACRTIQDPRELADRAERAEAVLGDACLQTREDAALRLAEQDGRWQSMAGRVAEWLRHAEASYAADDRSKLVKAARAWLRKVTDELRDARLKPFADQSQTVWKLLCERSSVTLGSISLAGASNQRRVVLDVAVDAIDAPAFSVMSQGELHSLALSLFMPRATHPSSPFNFLVIDDPVQSMDPEKVEGLAKVLDLYARHRQVVVFTHDTRLEEAIRRLGITATIKRVSRQTDSVVHLVPVSDPVSQALDEARAIALDVNLPQDVADRVLPAMCRVALEAAFLEAARKSLRAAGVGRHAAQEKIAKAGPLTALAAIALSMERGAVLDALAAEHGPWAKVLIRQCNEASHQAAVHVGDRKELVRRAERLAKAVQAR; encoded by the coding sequence ATGACCGAGGAACCTCAGCCCGCCCAGGACTCCTTGCCAGACCTGCTGCTGAGCCGCCTTCCCGACTCGGGCCTCACGCCCGCCGCGCAGGAACTGCTCCGTGAACTGCTGCCCGATACCCAGCCCAGGGGCACCGGGCGCGCCGGGCCGGTGTACCTACGGTCCGTCACGGCCACCGGTTGGCGGGGTATCGGGCCTGCCACGACCCTCGAGCTGCGCCCCGAACCCGGCCTCACCGTCATCGCCGGCCGGAACGGATCGGGCAAGTCGAGCTTCGCGGAAGCCGCCGAGATGGCGCTGACGGGGGACAACTTCCGCTGGCAGGGACGTACGCAGGTCTGGAGGCAGGGGTGGCGCAACCTGCACCATGGCGTGGAGCCGCAAGTGTCGGTCGACCTCGCCTTCGGTGACCGCGGCGCCCCCGCAACGGTCCGCCGTGCCTGGCACGGTGAGCAACTGGCCGACTCTGTCACCGTCGTGGAGACGGCTGCTGCGTCCGCTGAGCTGAACGACGTCATCAATCCGGAGGAGCTGTCGCTCTACCGACCGTTCCTTCCGTACAGCGAACTCGGCGCGCTGATCAACGGCCCACTCAGCGCACTGCACGACGCGCTCTCCGAGATCCTCGGCTTGGAATTCCTCAGCGACACCGACGCCAACGCCCGAGAGCTCGCCAAGTCCTTGAGCGGCACCGTCAAGGCGACGGCCGACCTCACGGCGACCGTGCTCCGGGAGCTTGCGGAGCTGAACGACCCCCGCGCCGCCGAGGTGGTGGCGGCGCTTGCCGGACGCCGTCCCGACCTCGACCGCGTACGGGCGCTGCTGAAGGGGCACACCGTCGCCGACGATAGCGCGCTGGCCCGGCTGCGGCGCCTCGCTGCTCTGGAGGCCCCCGACCGCCAGGCAGTGACGGCAGCTGTCAAGCGCCTTCGCATAGCGGCGGCCGAGGCGGAGGACGCGCGTCACAGCTCCGCTGAAGACGCCCGCAGACTGATCGGGCTCCTGGAAGAGGCTCTGTTGCACCGCCGCCGGCACCCGGAGAACGCCGACTGCCCCGTGTGCGGCACGCAGGGACGCCTCGATCAGAAGTGGGCGGAGAGCGCCAGGGCGCAGGTGGAGCGGCTCGAGCACGAGTCAGCCGAAGCGCTGTCCGCACGCGGGGAGCTGGCCGCCGCGCTACGTGACATCCACGATCTCATCCACCGCGTGCCCGCCTGGGTCCAGGCCGACGAGCCGGCGATCGCCGCAATCTGGCGTGACTGGGCCGCTTGCCGCACGATTCAGGACCCCCGCGAGCTGGCGGACCGTGCCGAGCGGGCCGAGGCCGTGCTCGGTGACGCCTGCCTCCAAACGCGCGAGGACGCCGCGCTGCGCCTGGCCGAGCAGGACGGCCGCTGGCAGTCCATGGCTGGGCGGGTCGCCGAGTGGCTGCGGCACGCGGAGGCCTCCTACGCCGCGGATGACCGGAGCAAACTGGTCAAGGCCGCCCGCGCCTGGCTCAGGAAAGTCACCGACGAGCTGCGTGACGCCCGTCTGAAGCCCTTCGCCGACCAGTCGCAGACCGTGTGGAAGCTGCTGTGCGAGCGCAGCAGTGTCACCCTTGGCTCCATCAGCCTGGCCGGGGCCTCGAATCAGCGCAGGGTTGTCCTCGACGTCGCGGTCGACGCCATCGACGCGCCCGCGTTCAGCGTCATGAGCCAGGGCGAGTTGCACTCGCTCGCGCTGTCCCTCTTCATGCCGCGGGCGACGCACCCGTCCAGCCCGTTCAACTTCCTGGTCATCGACGACCCGGTGCAGTCCATGGACCCGGAGAAGGTGGAGGGGTTGGCGAAGGTCCTGGACCTCTACGCGCGCCACCGTCAGGTCGTGGTCTTCACCCACGACACGCGCCTGGAGGAGGCCATTCGCCGGCTCGGTATCACGGCGACGATCAAGCGGGTCTCCCGGCAGACCGACTCGGTTGTGCACCTCGTGCCGGTCAGCGACCCGGTCAGCCAGGCGCTGGACGAGGCGCGAGCTATCGCCTTGGACGTCAACCTGCCGCAGGACGTGGCAGACCGGGTGCTCCCGGCGATGTGTCGCGTGGCGCTGGAAGCGGCGTTCCTGGAGGCCGCCCGCAAGTCTCTCCGAGCGGCCGGTGTCGGCCGGCATGCAGCGCAGGAGAAGATCGCGAAGGCGGGGCCCCTGACCGCGCTCGCCGCGATCGCCCTGTCGATGGAGCGTGGCGCGGTGCTCGACGCCCTTGCCGCCGAACACGGGCCTTGGGCGAAGGTGCTGATCAGGCAGTGCAACGAGGCATCGCATCAGGCGGCCGTGCACGTCGGCGACCGCAAGGAGCTGGTCCGGCGCGCCGAGCGGCTCGCGAAGGCGGTGCAGGCACGATGA
- a CDS encoding transposase codes for MASTNDHGTSDPQVTPRSAGHRRYSAAYKAKILAEYEGLDKQAKGALLRREGLYSSLITTWRQQRDKGAKEALAAPAGRPKADPRDKEIARLETENAKLQAELGKARTVIEVQSKLSALLDQFATDSATTNNGENT; via the coding sequence GTGGCCAGTACCAACGACCACGGGACCTCGGATCCGCAGGTGACACCCCGCTCGGCGGGTCATCGCCGGTACTCGGCGGCGTACAAGGCAAAGATCTTGGCCGAGTATGAGGGGCTCGACAAGCAGGCCAAGGGTGCCTTGCTGCGGCGCGAGGGCCTGTACTCGTCACTGATCACAACCTGGCGCCAGCAGCGGGACAAGGGTGCAAAGGAGGCGTTGGCCGCGCCGGCGGGTCGGCCGAAGGCCGATCCGCGGGACAAGGAGATCGCCCGGCTCGAGACCGAAAATGCCAAGCTGCAAGCCGAGTTGGGCAAGGCCCGCACCGTCATCGAGGTGCAGTCAAAACTCTCCGCGCTGCTCGACCAGTTCGCCACGGACAGCGCCACGACGAACAACGGCGAGAACACGTGA
- a CDS encoding IS3 family transposase: MEAAAAEVAGDLGGSAFEAARAAALDKLSHLVGRVKACAALGMSRATWYRHHRTSPPPVKPTRERKRDPRALSEAEEAEVLAVLRSGEFVDMAPAEIYAVLLDRGTYLCAEATMYRILRRHGEVRERRRQAVHPPRKKPELIATAPNRVWSWDITKLKGPYPGSYFCLYTIIDIYSRYTVGWMIAASENKELAEQFLSSTISKYPVERGKLTIHSDRGSPMIAHNVAQMLSNMGVTKSHSRPKTSNDNPYSESQYKTLKYRHDFPDRFGCIEDARTWCTGFFDWYNLTHRHSGIAMHAPYDVHFGLADQLREMRADVLASAYQQHPERFVRRPPEPPKLPEAAWINKPADLRHHDQTIPAQQ; encoded by the coding sequence GTGGAAGCGGCGGCCGCTGAGGTGGCCGGCGACCTGGGCGGGTCGGCCTTCGAGGCGGCCCGCGCGGCTGCCCTGGACAAGCTGTCCCACCTGGTCGGCCGGGTGAAGGCGTGCGCCGCGCTCGGCATGAGCCGGGCGACCTGGTATCGCCACCACCGCACGTCCCCGCCGCCGGTGAAGCCGACCCGGGAGCGTAAGCGCGATCCGCGGGCCCTGAGCGAGGCCGAGGAAGCGGAGGTGTTGGCGGTGTTGCGGTCGGGGGAGTTCGTCGACATGGCACCGGCCGAGATCTACGCGGTGTTGCTGGACCGGGGCACCTACCTGTGTGCGGAGGCGACGATGTACCGGATCCTGCGCCGGCACGGCGAGGTCCGTGAGCGTCGGCGCCAGGCCGTCCATCCGCCGCGCAAGAAGCCCGAGTTGATCGCGACCGCGCCGAACCGGGTGTGGTCGTGGGACATCACCAAGCTGAAGGGCCCGTATCCGGGCAGCTATTTCTGCCTCTACACGATCATTGATATCTACAGCCGCTACACCGTCGGCTGGATGATCGCCGCATCCGAGAACAAGGAGCTCGCCGAGCAGTTTCTGTCCTCCACTATCTCCAAGTACCCCGTTGAACGGGGGAAGTTGACGATCCACTCCGACCGGGGATCGCCGATGATCGCCCACAACGTCGCGCAGATGCTCAGCAATATGGGTGTCACCAAGTCTCACTCGAGACCGAAGACGTCGAATGACAACCCGTACTCGGAAAGTCAGTACAAAACCCTAAAATATCGGCACGATTTCCCTGACCGGTTCGGCTGCATCGAGGACGCCCGCACCTGGTGCACCGGCTTCTTCGACTGGTACAACCTCACCCACCGACACTCGGGGATAGCGATGCACGCTCCCTACGACGTGCACTTCGGTCTCGCCGACCAGCTCCGCGAGATGCGCGCCGACGTCCTCGCGAGCGCCTATCAACAACACCCCGAGCGGTTCGTCCGCAGACCACCCGAGCCCCCAAAACTTCCCGAGGCTGCCTGGATCAACAAACCGGCCGACCTCCGACACCACGATCAAACGATCCCGGCCCAGCAATAG